A DNA window from Naumovozyma dairenensis CBS 421 chromosome 8, complete genome contains the following coding sequences:
- the PPN1 gene encoding endopolyphosphatase (similar to Saccharomyces cerevisiae PPN1 (YDR452W); ancestral locus Anc_5.568), with amino-acid sequence MIILEDRICPGDINRRKHLKKILGITAIFIVFILYSLQDVFLPKNNIPNELPSDDSKLLQVASIDPKEELLKLGLSIKDPVKIFDPRIGKERLLYGRFLHITDIHPDRLYKEGSSIDYVCHGKEPSKKRDYAPKFGKAMAGCDSPVDLMDHTLRWIGEHLKDKIDFVIWTGDNIRHDNDRKNPRTEFQIFEMNEIVAGKFQALFGNQNTEDPRDFDVDIIPSLGNNDVFPHNLFAMGPTLQTRELYRIWSNFVPQEQKRIFSRSASFLTEVIPGKLAVLSINTLYLFKANPLVDNCNSRKQPGYQSLIWLGYILDEIRARGMKVWLSGHVPPIEKNFDSSCFHKFTLWTYEYRDIIIGGLYGHMNMDHFIPVDGKKARKALTRQVEESHKFGQDEEDQFDELFLQSADAASEVHLMGASPVGKETYMKSVRKTIYQKIHDKLEEIVDNIEIGKKRKKKKTTKPKTLDELSERYSIVNIGGSIVPTFNPGFRVWEYNITGLEQGTQIQQFKPWNEFFEDLEKKLQTEFLDEVAIEGVESNKVRRPDKTIPKKKPESIPLGPAYEPQLFSPTKFVQYFADLKEINDEYYGKTDSGNDNSKAAKEAFKFQVEYTSEDKPYPMESLLVKDFLKLASDLTQDNKLWEIFKERAFISSGYDEDKNG; translated from the coding sequence ATGATAATCCTTGAGGACCGTATATGTCCAGGGGACATCAACAGGAGGAAACATCTTAAAAAGATCCTCGGAATAACAGCGATATTTATAGTATTTATATTGTATTCCCTTCAGGATGTCTTCCTTCcaaaaaacaatattcCTAATGAGCTACCTTCAGATGATTCAAAGCTCTTACAGGTAGCATCAATAGATCCTAAGGAAGAACTCCTGAAGTTGGGACTTTCAATTAAAGATCCTGTCAAGATATTCGACCCTAGAATAGGTAAAGAAAGATTACTATATGGGAGGTTCCTTCACATTACAGATATTCATCCCGATCGATTATATAAAGAAGGTTCATCGATAGATTATGTTTGTCATGGCAAAGAACCTAGTAAGAAGAGGGATTATGCACCAAAATTCGGAAAAGCAATGGCTGGTTGTGATTCACCGGTAGATTTAATGGACCATACACTTCGTTGGATTGGTGAACATCTAAAGGATAAGATTGATTTTGTTATATGGACGGGTGATAATATTAGACACGATAACGATCGTAAAAATCCTAGAAcagaatttcaaatttttgagATGAATGAGATTGTTGCAGGAAAGTTCCAAGCTTTATTTGGGAACCAAAATACGGAAGATCCAAGAGATTTCGACGTTGATATAATTCCGAGTCTTGGGAATAATGATGTGTTCCCTCATAATTTGTTTGCCATGGGTCCTACTTTACAAACAAGAGAGCTTTATAGGATATGGAGCAATTTTGTTCCTCAAGAACAGAagagaatattttctaGGTCAGCATCATTCTTGACGGAGGTCATTCCAGGTAAATTGGCGGTTTTATCTATCAATACACTTTATCTTTTTAAGGCAAACCCATTAGTCGATAATTGCAATTCTAGGAAACAACCTGGATACCAATCTTTGATATGGCTAGGGTATATATTAGATGAAATAAGAGCGAGAGGAATGAAAGTTTGGTTAAGCGGACATGTACCTCCAATAGAAAAGAATTTTGATTCAAGCTGTTTTCATAAATTCACTCTATGGACGTACGAATATAGGGATATCATAATAGGTGGGCTTTATGGCCACATGAATATGGACCATTTTATACCGGTAGACGGTAAAAAAGCTAGGAAAGCATTGACAAGACAAGTAGAGGAAAGTCATAAGTTTGGACAAGATGAAGAGGATCAATTTGATGAACTGTTCTTACAAAGTGCCGATGCAGCAAGTGAAGTACATTTGATGGGTGCTAGTCCAGTAGGGAAGGAAACATACATGAAATCAGTCCGTAAAACTATATACCAGAAAATACATGAcaaattggaagaaatagtagataatattgaaattggtaagaagaggaaaaaaaagaaaacgaCAAAACCAAAAACCCTCGACGAGCTTTCCGAAAGGTACTCAATAGTAAATATTGGTGGTTCAATTGTTCCAACATTCAACCCAGGTTTTCGGGTTTGGGAATATAACATTACTGGATTGGAACAAGGAACTCAAATACAACAATTTAAGCCATGGAATGAGTTCTTCGAGGATttagagaaaaaattacaaactGAATTTCTGGACGAAGTAGCGATCGAAGGAGTTGAATCTAACAAGGTGAGAAGGCCTGACAAGACGATTCCTAAAAAGAAACCCGAATCAATACCATTGGGGCCCGCATACGAACCCCAGTTATTTTCTCCTACGAAATTTGTCCAGTATTTTGCAGATctaaaagaaatcaatgatGAGTATTATGGAAAAACAGATTCTGGCAATGATAATTCCAAAGCGGCTAAAGAAGCGTTTAAATTCCAAGTTGAATATACTTCTGAAGATAAACCGTATCCGATGGAATCACTTTTGGTAAAAGATTTCTTAAAACTAGCATCAGATCTTACCCAAGACAATAAGTTATGGGAAATTTTTAAAGAGAGAGCATTTATTTCCTCTGGGTACGACGAAGACAAGAATGGATAG
- the RPS17B gene encoding 40S ribosomal protein eS17 (similar to Saccharomyces cerevisiae RPS17B (YDR447C) and RPS17A (YML024W); ancestral locus Anc_5.562), whose translation MGRVRTKTVKRASKALIERYYPKLTLDFQTNKRLCDEIATIQSKRLRNKIAGYTTHLMKRIQKGPVRGISFKLQEEERERKDQYVPDVSALDLSHSKGVLNVDNQTADLVKSLGLKLPLSVINVSAQRDRRFRKRN comes from the exons atg GGTAGAGTTAGAACCAAGACCGTTAAGCGTGCTTCTAAAGCTTTGATTGAACGTTACTATCCAAAGTTGACTTTGGATTTCCAAACCAACAAAAGATTATGTGATGAAATCGCTACCATTCAATCTAAAAGATTAAGAAACAAGATTGCTGGTTACACTACCCATTTGATGAAGAGAATTCAAAAGGGTCCAGTCAGAGGTATCTCTTTCAAATtgcaagaagaagaaagagaaagaaaggATCAATATGTTCCAGATGTCTCTGCTTTGGACTTATCTCACTCTAAGGGTGTATTGAACGTTGACAACCAAACCGCTGACTTGGTTAAGTCCTTAGGTTTGAAATTACCATTATCTGTTATCAACGTTTCTGCTCAAAGAGACAGACGTTTCAGAAAGAGAAACTAA
- the RPS18A gene encoding 40S ribosomal protein uS13 (similar to Saccharomyces cerevisiae RPS18A (YDR450W) and RPS18B (YML026C); ancestral locus Anc_5.566), giving the protein MSLVVAEQGSFQHILRLLNTNVDGNIKIVYALTTIKGVGRRYSNLVCKKADVDLHKRAGELTQEELERIVQIMQNPTHYKIPAWFLNRQKDITDGKDYHSLANNVESKLRDDLERLKKIRAHRGIRHFWGLRVRGQHTKTTGRRRG; this is encoded by the exons ATGTCTTTAGTTGTCGCTGAACAAGGTTCTTTCCAACATATTTTACG TTTGTTGAACACTAACGTCGATGGTAACATCAAGATCGTTTACGCCTTAACCACCATTAAGGGTGTTGGTCGTCGTTACTCCAACTTAGTCTGTAAGAAGGCTGATGTTGATTTACACAAGAGAGCTGGTGAATTGACtcaagaagaattagaaagaatTGTTCAAATCATGCAAAACCCAACTCATTACAAGATCCCAGCCTGGTTCTTGAACCGTCAAAAGGATATCACTGACGGTAAGGATTACCACTCTTTGGCTAACAATGTCGAATCTAAATTGAGAGACGATTTGGAAAGATTAAAGAAGATCAGAGCTCACAGAGGTATTAGACATTTCTGGGGTTTACGTGTTAGAGGTCAACATACCAAGACCACTGGTAGAAGAAGAGGTTAA
- the UTP6 gene encoding snoRNA-binding rRNA-processing protein UTP6 (similar to Saccharomyces cerevisiae UTP6 (YDR449C); ancestral locus Anc_5.564) gives MSSKTRYYLEQCIPEMDDLVEKNLFTKNEVSLILKKRTDFEHRLNSRGSSINDYMKYIIYETNVDKLRQKRVKRILQASRSNSLSDWSIQQRITFIYQRGTNKFPNDLKFWAMYLNFLKTRGAKTSYKKIHNVYNEVLKLHPNNVDIWISCAKYEYEVHANFKSCRTVFQNGLRFNPDVAKLWYEYVKFELNFITKLINRRKVMGLISEREQELDMLNEENDNKGDEDGNETSTIKAPSTGDNMKDKLNELPEADMNMLGNTETNPALRGDIALTIFDVAMTTLRKHFINKHKGYYAVSDKTIDGDLEKEALQFLFEKSMQYINLFDKFTDLQRDHLINHVLQFWRNELSGNLQEKLSDIYISVLIMDITLNVRYMTLNNLDIPQLQLSVKKYFAYKDKIEKSLVKDLQSKYKLYLQDTFLNKIEKTNPVYNILSMIIKKL, from the coding sequence ATGTCCTCGAAAACTAGATACTATTTGGAACAATGTATTCCAGAAATGGATGATTTGGTTGAAAAGAACCTTTTCACCAAGAATGAAGTCTCATTGATTCTAAAGAAAAGAACTGATTTTGAACATAGACTAAATTCGAGAGGTTCTAGTATCAATGActatatgaaatatattatctatGAAACTAATGTGGATAAATTACGTCAAAAACGTGTCAAAAGAATCTTACAAGCATCAAGATCTAATAGTTTGTCAGATTGGTCTATTCAACAAAGAATTACATTTATCTATCAAAGAGGTACTAATAAATTCCCcaatgatttgaaattttggGCCATGTAccttaattttttaaagacAAGAGGTGCGAAGACGTCATATAAGAAGATTCATAATGTCTATAATGAAGTGTTGAAATTACATCCAAATAATGTTGATATTTGGATTAGTTGTGCcaaatatgaatatgaagTGCATGCCAACTTTAAAAGTTGTAGGACGGTTTTCCAAAATGGTCTAAGATTCAATCCAGATGTAGCAAAATTATGGTATGAATACgttaaatttgaattgaatttcattacaaaattgattaatagAAGGAAAGTGATGGGTTTGATATCAGAAAGAGAACAAGAATTAGATATGCTAAATGAAGAAAACGATAACAAAGGAGACGAAGATGGAAATGAAACTTCAACTATTAAAGCACCTTCGACAGGTGATAATATGAAAGACAAGTTAAATGAATTACCTGAAGCTGACATGAATATGTTAGGGAACACAGAAACGAATCCTGCATTGCGTGGTGATATCGCATTAACTATTTTTGATGTTGCCATGACCACTTTACGTAAgcatttcattaataagCATAAAGGTTACTATGCGGTAAGTGATAAAACCATTGATGGAGATCTTGAAAAGGAAGCTTTacaatttttatttgaaaaatcaatgCAATATATCAACTTGTTCGATAAATTTACTGATTTACAAAGGGACCATTTAATCAATCATGTTTTACAATTTTGGAGAAATGAACTCTCGGGTAACTTACAAGAAAAGTTATCTGATATCTATATTTCTGTTCTCATAATGGATATTACATTGAATGTGAGGTACATGACATTGAACAATTTAGACATTCCTCAACTTCAATTATCCGTCAAGAAATACTTTGCTTATAAAGACAAGATTGAGAAAAGTCTGGTGAAGGATTTACAATCGAAATACAAACTCTACTTGCAAGATACCTTCttgaataaaatagaaaagaCAAACCCAGTATACAATATTCTAAGCATGATCATTAAAAAGCTTTGA
- the ADA2 gene encoding chromatin-binding transcription regulator ADA2 (similar to Saccharomyces cerevisiae ADA2 (YDR448W); ancestral locus Anc_5.563) produces the protein MSNKFHCDVCSTDCTNRVRISCAICPEYDLCVPCFAQGAYNGNHRPYHDYRIIETNSYPILCEDWGADEEIALIKGAQTLGLGNWQDIADHIGSRDKEEVKEHYLKYYLESPLYPIPDITKEISVPQEEFLEQRKRRIELFRDKPLEPPRKPMASVPSCHEVQGFMPGRLEFETEFENEAEGPVKDMVFEEDDQPLDIELKFAVLDVYNSRLTARVEKKRLLFENNLMEYRKIQNIDKRRTKEAKELYNKLKVFAQLMTAQDFEEFSKDMLEELRCRSRIQQLQEWRSNGITTLEAGLKYERDKQTRIATLEKFGASSVHSAAVTNNINGGPRNRSTPVHRAGTDYSQNYNEGSGRKKTMTISDIQHGADFGLLSVDEQQLCIQLKILPKPYFAIKDLMFRELIRTRGHMQRKDCIQLLKIDPIKANKVYDFFQSQHWI, from the coding sequence ATGTCAAACAAATTCCATTGCGATGTTTGTTCGACAGATTGCACCAACAGAGTAAGAATATCATGTGCTATATGTCCAGAATACGATTTATGTGTACCATGTTTCGCACAAGGTGCATACAATGGTAATCATAGACCATATCATGATTATCGAAtaattgaaacaaattcATACCCAATATTATGTGAAGATTGGGGtgctgatgaagaaatagCATTAATTAAAGGTGCCCAAACATTAGGACTAGGAAATTGGCAAGACATCGCCGATCATATTGGTAGTAgagataaagaagaagtcAAAGAGCATTATCTAAAATATTACTTGGAAAGTCCTTTGTATCCAATTCCGGATATTACTAAGGAAATATCTGTACCACAAGAAGAATTTTTGGaacaaaggaaaaggagAATAGAATTGTTTAGAGATAAACCACTGGAACCACCTAGGAAACCTATGGCATCTGTACCAAGCTGTCATGAGGTCCAAGGGTTTATGCCAGGACGTTTAGAGTTTGAAACCGAGTTCGAGAACGAAGCTGAAGGTCCAGTGAAAGATATGGTATTTGAAGAGGATGACCAACCGTTGgatattgaattgaaatttgcTGTGTTAGATGTATACAATTCTAGATTGACTGCAAGGGTAGAGAAAAAAAGGTTACtgtttgaaaataatttgatgGAATACAGAAAGATACAGAATATTGATAAGAGGAGAACTAAAGAGGCCAAGGAACTATACAATAAACTAAAGGTATTTGCCCAACTTATGACTGCCCAAGATTTCGAGGAATTTTCCAAAGATATGTTAGAAGAACTACGTTGTCGCTCGAGGATCCaacaattacaagaatGGAGAAGTAACGGTATCACAACTCTTGAAGCAGGTCTCAAATATGAACGTGATAAGCAAACAAGAATAGCAACACTCGAGAAATTTGGCGCCTCGTCAGTACATTCTGCTGCAGttacaaataatatcaatggTGGGCCAAGAAATAGATCGACACCTGTGCATAGAGCAGGTACTGATTATTCTCAAAATTACAATGAAGGTAGTGGTAGAAAGAAGACAATGACCATTAGTGATATACAACATGGAGCTGATTTTGGTTTACTTTCTGTTGATGAACAACAACTTTGCATTCAACTCAAGATACTGCCCAAACCTTACTTTGCTATTAAAGACTTGATGTTTAGGGAATTAATACGAACTAGGGGTCATATGCAACGGAAAGATTGCATACagttattgaaaattgacCCAATAAAAGCCAATAAAGTGTATGACTTTTTCCAATCTCAACATTGGATATAA
- the NDAI0H01770 gene encoding putative hydrolase (similar to Saccharomyces cerevisiae YDR444W; ancestral locus Anc_5.560), which produces MVIPTKSTQSTDDTKGILLFNDSQKLGIGDLSRYKITLDKKQLDGQGIYATELFIRIKNEESPLLRPVYITGPYAFYVDIRPHNYHEDERFDGEEEIAFCEDLKPDERFKKRIFLNEYSRVEGTDTYSWTIDIISQLAVLTHPKLEYSIRIATTRKKTKKGPKNSQPMKIRGVDIKLWDTTSLWDLPPKFPERPVHLVMMTHGIFSNIGCDMLYMKDKIEEITNSIDDSINPNVVVRGCIQNMGKSSYGVHYLGKKVALYIIELLENLNKKYKVDKISFIGHSLGGPTQSMAVHYLSVKRPDIFDPQSGIKPINFITLASPFIGVIGDFPLYVSMPLDFGALGLTGRDLNLKYTPLTSKDGLTIGDGPPPRKLIMEILPEPPALAVFERFIHRTLYANIVHDGIVPLRTAALLYLDWNSLAKVKKIQKKSVAALPTDSQSEFSSPTPTPTGTMSPSPNAQHDTATGEIPSEDLDKQAALKWALPQAFVHSNKVRKFKRGQVIESEEESTSGNGSSPSPAEQFKPPPEASTMLSALSVLTAPVPSQRYIKNPALRSDAVVHDKMYYPEELPPPHYEDRPLIKKVIYPNESINRIQERIARKWQLTMPWRKVLVKIKPDSHNNIVVRRRFVNLYGNVAILHMVQEHFGPEACEKYSQIQ; this is translated from the coding sequence ATGGTGATTCCTACGAAGTCAACTCAATCTACCGATGACACAAAAGGTATTCTTCTGTTCAATGATAGCCAAAAGTTAGGGATAGGTGATCTTTCAAGATACAAGATTACCCTTGATAAGAAACAATTGGATGGGCAAGGCATTTACGCTACTGAATTGTTTATTAGAATCAAGAATGAGGAAAGCCCATTGCTTCGGCCTGTTTATATCACTGGGCCGTATGCATTCTACGTCGATATTAGGCCTCATAATTATCATGAAGATGAAAGGTTTGATGgcgaagaagaaattgcCTTTTGTGAAGATTTAAAACCTGATGAGAGatttaaaaaaagaatatttttaaatgaatattcACGTGTTGAAGGAACTGACACTTATTCTTGGACAATTGATATCATTTCACAATTAGCTGTGCTAACGCACCCAAAATTGGAGTATAGTATTAGAATTGCAACAACCAGGAAGAAAACGAAAAAAGGCCCCAAGAACTCTCAACCGATGAAAATAAGAGGAGTCGATATTAAACTATGGGATACGACGTCATTATGGGATCTGCCACCAAAATTTCCTGAAAGACCAGTTCATCTTGTCATGATGACTCATggtatattttcaaatattggATGTGATATGCTTTATATGAAGGataaaatagaagaaattacaaaCTCTATAGACGATTCGATTAATCCCAATGTAGTTGTGAGGGGTTGTATACAAAATATGGGTAAATCTTCATATGGTGTACATTATTTAGGGAAAAAAGTGGCTCTATAtatcattgaattattagaaaatttgaataaaaaatacaaagtcgacaaaatatcatttattgGCCATTCATTGGGTGGTCCCACTCAATCAATGGCTGTTCATTACTTAAGTGTGAAAAGACCTGATATATTTGATCCGCAAAGTGGTATAAAACcaattaattttattacaTTAGCAAGTCCATTCATTGGTGTTATTGGAGATTTCCCACTTTATGTTTCAATGCCATTAGATTTCGGGGCACTTGGTCTTACTGGAAGAGATTTAAATCTCAAATATACACCTTTAACTTCTAAAGATGGACTCACTATTGGTGATGGACCACCACCAAggaaattaataatggaaATTCTTCCTGAACCACCAGCATTAGCTGTTTTCGAAAGGTTTATCCATAGAACTTTATATGCAAACATTGTACATGATGGTATAGTACCCTTAAGAACAGCTGCACTTTTATATTTGGATTGGAATAGTTTAGcaaaagtaaaaaaaatacaaaagaaATCAGTTGCTGCATTACCTACTGACTCACAATCAGAATTTTCATCACCAACTCCTACTCCAACGGGAACTATGTCACCAAGCCCCAATGCTCAACATGATACTGCTACGGGGGAGATTCCTAGCGAAGATCTGGACAAACAAGCTGCCTTAAAATGGGCCCTGCCGCAAGCATTTGTTCACTCTAACAAAGTAAGAAAGTTTAAAAGAGGCCAAGTCATAGAATCGGAAGAAGAATCTACATCAGGAAACGGATCTAGTCCTTCTCCAGCTGAACAATTCAAGCCGCCCCCAGAAGCATCAACGATGTTGTCTGCATTATCTGTGTTAACAGCTCCTGTTCCAAGTCaaagatatataaagaatCCTGCCTTAAGATCAGATGCTGTTGTACATGACAAAATGTATTATCCTGAGGAACTACCTCCACCACATTATGAAGATAGACCATTAATTAAAAAGGTAATTTATCCAAATGAAAGTATTAATAGGATACAAGAACGTATTGCAAGGAAATGGCAATTGACAATGCCATGGAGGAAAGTTTTAGTTAAAATAAAACCGGACTCGCATAATAATATAGTTGTTAGGAGACGATTCGTTAATTTATACGGTAACGTTGCGATCTTACATATGGTACAAGAGCATTTTGGACCTGAAGCGTGTGAAAAATACTCTCAAATACAAtag
- the GUK1 gene encoding guanylate kinase (similar to Saccharomyces cerevisiae GUK1 (YDR454C); ancestral locus Anc_5.572) produces MSRPIVISGPSGAGKSTLLKKLFQEYPDTFGFSVSSTTRNPREGEVHGKDYNFATVEEFKQMIDANKFIEWAQFSGNYYGTTVDSVKEVSSSGKTCILDIDMQGVKSVKDKTDLNARYLFIAPPSIDDLRKRLEGRGTETEESLNKRLSAATAEMEYANTGAHDKIIVNDDLDKAYAELKDFIFGN; encoded by the coding sequence ATGTCTCGCCCAATCGTTATCTCAGGTCCCAGTGGTGCTGGTAAATCcacattattgaaaaaattgtttcaaGAATATCCAGACACATTTGGATTCAGTGTATCTTCTACCACAAGGAACCCAAGAGAAGGTGAAGTTCATGGTAAAGATTATAATTTTGCCACTGTTGAAGAATTCAAACAAATGATTGATgctaataaatttattgaatggGCTCAATTTTCTGGTAATTATTACGGTACCACTGTCGATTCCGTTAAAGAAGTTAGTTCTTCTGGTAAGACTTGTATCTTGGATATTGATATGCAAGGTGTTAAATCTGTCAAAGATAAAACTGATTTGAATGCTAGATATTTGTTTATTGCTCCACCATctattgatgatttaaGGAAAAGATTGGAAGGTAGAGGTACTGAAACTGAAGAATCTTTGAATAAGAGATTATCTGCTGCTACCGCTGAAATGGAATATGCTAACACAGGTGCACatgataaaattattgTCAATGATGATCTAGATAAGGCTTATGCTGAGTTGAAGGACTTTATTTTCGGTAACTAA
- the TSA2 gene encoding thioredoxin peroxidase TSA2 (similar to Saccharomyces cerevisiae TSA2 (YDR453C) and TSA1 (YML028W); ancestral locus Anc_5.569) has translation MVAQVQKQAPTFKKTAVVDGIFEEISLEQYKGKYVVLAFVPLAFSFVCPTEIVAFSDASKRFEEQNAQLLFASTDSEYSLLAWTNVPRSEGGLGPVNIPLLADTNHSLSRDYGVLIEEEGIALRGLFIIDPLGKIRHITINDLSVGRNVEEALRLVEGFNWTDKNGTVLPCNWTPGSATIKPDVDASKEYFSEANK, from the coding sequence atggtcGCACAAGTTCAAAAACAAGCTCCAACTTTCAAGAAAACTGCCGTCGTCGATGGTATCTTCGAAGAAATTTCCTTAGAACAATACAAAGGTAAATATGTTGTCTTAGCATTCGTCCCATTAGCCTTCAGTTTCGTATGCCCAACTGAAATTGTTGCCTTTTCTGACGCTTCTAAAAGATTCGAAGAACAAAATGCTCAACTTTTATTCGCTTCAACTGATTCTGAATATTCCCTCTTGGCATGGACTAACGTCCCAAGAAGTGAAGGTGGTCTAGGTCCAGTCAATATCCCATTGCTCGCTGATACAAATCATTCTTTATCAAGAGATTACGGTGTATtgattgaagaagaaggtatTGCTTTAAGAGGTCTATTCATTATTGATCCACTAGGTAAAATTAGACATATTACTATTAACGATTTATCCGTAGGTAGAAATGTGGAAGAAGCTTTAAGATTGGTCGAGGGGTTCAACTGGACTGATAAAAATGGTACTGTCTTACCTTGTAATTGGACTCCAGGTTCTGCTACTATTAAACCGGATGTAGATGCCTCCAAGGAATACTTTAGTGAAGctaacaaataa
- the ECM11 gene encoding Ecm11p (similar to Saccharomyces cerevisiae ECM11 (YDR446W); ancestral locus Anc_5.561), with the protein MMPNIKIEPSTEPELEYSDAHEEPAPLTKKAINNNSKEQTNSRRDANNSLPDDNKKNSMVRKIEQPKGKDDKNTFDLSTFFINTNKNKENAQIKQESSGTKPLSSEDVSICSKNLKKKKRAPNNDASSFMSKPKLKIPRKDNGSNESSKEAIAEKGKTDEASVGKSYTRREKRIGNEEPAENPGNYEEIKCLMYDSFKENLLEREELKNLLPGLERAEEIDLGLKIANWSLDEWIECGEKLQNDYRQLVYKLVKERMELSYKFQVITSVINDRASALNQQGKVLDEKLIKIKELGKEILNII; encoded by the coding sequence ATGATGccaaatatcaaaattgaaCCATCAACAGAACCCGAATTGGAATACTCTGATGCACATGAAGAGCCAGCCCCATTAACAAAAAAGgcaattaataataatagtaaagaacaaacaaataGCCGCCGAGATGCTAACAACTCTCTCCCGGATGATAACAAGAAAAACAGCATGGTTAGAAAGATTGAACAACCTAAAGGGAAAGATGACAAGAACACTTTCGATTTGAGTActtttttcatcaatactaataaaaataaggaGAATGCTCAGATTAAGCAAGAATCTAGTGGAACTAAACCATTGTCATCGGAAGATGTGAGTATATGTAGTAAGAATctcaagaagaagaaaagggCTCCAAATAATGATGCGAGTAGTTTCATGTCAAAaccaaaattgaaaattccACGTAAGGATAATGGTAGTAATGAGTCTTCCAAAGAAGCTATTGCTGAAAAAGGGAAGACTGACGAGGCATCAGTAGGTAAAAGTTACACAAGAAGGGAAAAAAGAATAGGGAATGAAGAACCTGCCGAGAACCCTGGAAATTACGAAGAAATTAAGTGCTTGATGTATGATTCCTTCAAAGAGAACCTTCTCGAAAGAGAGGAATTAAAAAATCTTTTGCCTGGTTTAGAAAGAGCTGAAGAGATCGATCTTGGTCTTAAGATCGCCAATTGGTCCTTAGATGAATGGATTGAATGTGGAGAGAAATTACAGAACGATTACAGACAATTGGTTTATAAGTTAGTAAAGGAAAGAATGGAATTAAGCTATAAATTTCAAGTTATTACATCCGTAATCAATGATAGGGCCAGTGCTTTAAACCAACAAGGTAAAGTACTGGATGAGAAGttaatcaaaataaaagaattagGTAAGgaaattttaaatataatatga